A window of Ruminococcus champanellensis 18P13 = JCM 17042 contains these coding sequences:
- the ftsY gene encoding signal recognition particle-docking protein FtsY: MGLFSKIKEGLRKTKESMISGMQRVVNSFTKIDEDLFEQLEETMIMSDMGVETSVEICEKLRKRVKERGVTDPGKIMELIQEIISEMMGEDVALDLSTTPSIILVIGVNGAGKTTTIGKLCHQYKQQGKKVLVAAADTFRAAAIDQLEVWTQRAGVDLVKHAEGSDPAAVVFDAVTAAKARKTDVLICDTAGRLHNKKNLMEELRKINRIISQQAEGCAVETLLVLDATTGQNAVNQARLFNEVADITGIVLTKLDGTAKGGIVISIKNELGIPVKLIGVGEQIDDLQPFDSRSFVTALFERTDKGEEQANEADHTGDE, encoded by the coding sequence ATGGGATTATTCAGTAAAATCAAAGAGGGACTGCGGAAAACCAAGGAATCCATGATCAGCGGCATGCAGCGGGTGGTCAATTCCTTTACCAAGATCGATGAGGATCTGTTTGAACAGCTGGAGGAAACCATGATCATGAGCGACATGGGGGTGGAAACCTCTGTGGAGATTTGTGAAAAGCTGCGCAAGCGGGTCAAGGAGCGGGGCGTGACGGATCCGGGAAAGATCATGGAGCTGATCCAGGAGATCATTTCCGAAATGATGGGAGAGGATGTGGCACTGGATCTGTCTACCACGCCCTCCATCATTCTGGTGATCGGGGTCAATGGCGCCGGCAAAACCACCACCATCGGCAAGCTGTGCCATCAGTACAAACAGCAGGGCAAAAAGGTGCTGGTGGCAGCAGCGGATACCTTCCGGGCGGCTGCCATTGATCAGCTGGAGGTCTGGACCCAGCGTGCCGGGGTGGATCTGGTGAAGCATGCGGAGGGCTCCGACCCGGCGGCAGTGGTGTTTGACGCTGTGACTGCTGCAAAGGCGAGAAAAACGGATGTACTGATCTGCGATACCGCAGGTCGGCTGCACAATAAAAAGAATCTGATGGAGGAGCTGCGGAAGATCAACCGGATCATCAGTCAGCAGGCGGAGGGCTGCGCCGTGGAAACCCTGCTGGTGCTGGATGCCACCACCGGGCAGAATGCGGTCAACCAGGCACGGCTGTTTAACGAGGTGGCGGACATTACCGGCATCGTGCTGACCAAGCTGGACGGCACCGCAAAGGGTGGTATTGTGATTTCCATCAAGAATGAGCTGGGCATTCCGGTGAAGCTCATCGGTGTGGGAGAGCAGATCGACGATTTGCAGCCCTTTGACAGCCGCAGCTTTGTAACTGCATTGTTTGAACGGACGGACAAGGGAGAGGAGCAGGCAAATGAAGCAGATCATACTGGCGACGAATAA
- the yhbY gene encoding ribosome assembly RNA-binding protein YhbY, translated as MLTSKQRAVLRGMANSMDTIFQVGKGGISDTLVAQTDDALRARELIKLRVLENSGYTAREAAEQLAEQTGSDVVQVIGSRFVLYRRNPKKPVIDLK; from the coding sequence ATGCTGACAAGCAAACAGCGTGCCGTTCTGCGGGGAATGGCAAACAGTATGGACACGATTTTTCAGGTGGGCAAGGGGGGCATCAGCGACACCCTGGTGGCACAGACTGACGATGCCCTTCGTGCCCGGGAGCTGATTAAGCTACGGGTGCTGGAAAATTCCGGCTACACCGCCCGGGAGGCTGCGGAGCAGCTGGCAGAGCAGACCGGTTCTGATGTGGTACAGGTCATCGGCAGCCGGTTCGTGCTGTACCGGCGCAATCCGAAAAAGCCGGTCATTGATCTGAAATGA
- the nadD gene encoding nicotinate (nicotinamide) nucleotide adenylyltransferase → MSRIALFGGSFNPIHNGHLHLAQTVHQQCGLDRMLLMPSGTAPHKSSDAYAPAADRLAMCRLAAEPYPWLEVSDYELTKPGKSYTVETLRYLHSRFPEDALFLLTGSDMLLSFDSWYCWQEILTLAGLLCVSRGTEPEDVLRQKAAELSSYGQVTVVHAKPLPMSSSQIRHKIELCRKFSCYLPENVVQYIMLHGLYGVCNGESIV, encoded by the coding sequence ATGAGCCGCATTGCCCTGTTTGGCGGCAGCTTCAATCCCATCCACAACGGACACCTGCATCTGGCACAGACGGTTCACCAGCAGTGCGGACTGGATCGGATGCTGCTGATGCCTTCCGGCACGGCGCCTCATAAATCCTCTGATGCCTATGCCCCTGCTGCCGACCGGCTTGCCATGTGCCGGCTGGCAGCGGAGCCTTATCCCTGGCTGGAGGTCAGCGATTATGAGCTGACCAAACCGGGCAAAAGCTATACGGTGGAGACCTTGCGGTATTTGCACAGCCGTTTCCCGGAGGATGCCCTGTTCCTGCTGACCGGCAGCGATATGCTGCTGAGCTTCGACAGCTGGTACTGTTGGCAGGAGATCCTGACCCTTGCAGGATTGCTCTGCGTATCCCGGGGCACGGAACCGGAGGATGTACTGCGCCAGAAGGCGGCGGAGCTTTCCTCCTATGGACAGGTCACAGTGGTGCATGCCAAGCCGCTTCCCATGTCTTCGTCACAAATCCGTCACAAAATTGAGCTTTGCCGAAAATTTTCTTGCTATTTGCCGGAAAACGTAGTACAATATATAATGTTGCACGGACTGTACGGTGTGTGCAACGGTGAGAGCATTGTTTGA
- the trmFO gene encoding methylenetetrahydrofolate--tRNA-(uracil(54)-C(5))-methyltransferase (FADH(2)-oxidizing) TrmFO: MIRVIGAGLAGCEAAWQIAQAGLSVALYDMKPKKHTPAHHADTFAELVCSNSLKASRLDSAPGMLKAEMERLGSLLVPCAKATAVEAGGALAVERHAFSRMVTEKIRSHPNIMICEEEVERIPEGKVILATGPLTADTLAREIALICGEQLSFYDAAAPIVTRESLDESRIFYASRYGRGDADYINCPMEKPEYEAFYEALIGAESAPLKEFDKAAFRVYEGCMPIEVLAKRGADTMRFGPLKPVGLTDPHTGRRPYAVVQLRKENREGTLYNLVGFQTNLKFGEQKRVFSMIPGLAHAEFMRYGVMHRNSFLNSPRLLTDTYCMRTNPDLYFAGQITGVEGYMESAGSGLVAGLNMVRAVQGKPPLHLPRETMLGALAAHVSDSYNEKYQPMGANMGILPELPERIRDKKAKYMALAQRGMQALEALLTEDAAQTGTEWGV; encoded by the coding sequence ATGATCCGGGTCATCGGTGCCGGGCTTGCCGGCTGCGAGGCTGCCTGGCAGATCGCCCAGGCGGGTCTGTCGGTGGCTCTGTATGACATGAAGCCAAAGAAGCATACTCCTGCCCACCATGCGGACACCTTTGCAGAGCTGGTGTGCTCTAATTCTCTGAAGGCGTCCCGGCTGGATTCTGCCCCTGGCATGTTGAAAGCGGAAATGGAACGGCTGGGCTCCCTGCTGGTGCCCTGTGCAAAGGCAACCGCAGTGGAGGCAGGGGGCGCTCTTGCGGTGGAGCGGCATGCGTTTTCCCGAATGGTAACGGAGAAAATCCGCTCACACCCGAATATCATGATTTGTGAGGAAGAGGTGGAGCGGATCCCGGAGGGGAAGGTCATTCTTGCCACCGGCCCTCTGACGGCGGATACCCTGGCAAGGGAGATCGCTTTGATTTGTGGGGAGCAGCTGAGCTTTTATGACGCTGCCGCCCCCATTGTCACCCGGGAAAGCCTGGACGAAAGCCGCATATTTTACGCCTCCCGGTACGGGAGAGGAGATGCGGATTACATCAACTGCCCCATGGAAAAGCCGGAGTATGAGGCGTTTTATGAAGCCTTGATCGGGGCGGAGTCTGCTCCCCTGAAGGAATTCGACAAGGCGGCATTCCGGGTGTACGAGGGCTGTATGCCCATTGAAGTGCTGGCAAAGCGTGGGGCGGATACGATGCGGTTCGGCCCGCTGAAGCCGGTGGGACTGACGGATCCCCATACCGGGCGGCGACCCTATGCAGTGGTGCAGCTGCGCAAGGAAAACCGGGAGGGCACTCTGTATAATCTGGTGGGATTTCAGACCAATCTGAAATTCGGAGAGCAGAAACGGGTATTTTCCATGATTCCCGGGCTTGCCCATGCGGAGTTTATGCGCTATGGAGTCATGCACCGGAATTCCTTTCTGAACAGTCCCAGGCTGCTGACGGATACGTATTGCATGCGGACAAACCCGGATCTGTACTTTGCCGGACAGATCACCGGCGTGGAGGGATATATGGAATCTGCCGGCAGCGGACTGGTTGCCGGACTGAACATGGTTCGGGCTGTACAGGGGAAACCGCCGCTGCATCTGCCCCGGGAGACTATGCTGGGGGCGCTGGCGGCACATGTCAGCGACAGCTACAACGAAAAATACCAGCCCATGGGGGCGAATATGGGGATCCTGCCGGAGCTGCCGGAGCGGATCCGGGACAAGAAAGCAAAATACATGGCGCTGGCACAGCGGGGCATGCAGGCACTGGAGGCATTGCTGACGGAGGATGCGGCGCAGACTGGAACGGAATGGGGTGTTTGA
- the smc gene encoding chromosome segregation protein SMC: MYLKSLELQGFKSFPDKIKLSFDKGLTAVVGPNGSGKSNIGDAVRWVLGEQSTKTLRGNKMEDVIFSGTEARKPVGFAAVTLTIDNEQGELASEDREVSVTRRLFRSGESEYQINGKNVRLKDINELFMDTGLGRDGYSIIGQGRIAEIVGAKSNERRDIFEEAAGISKFRYKKQEAERRLHAAQENLVRLTDIVSELEGRVEPLRIQSGKAEKFLELAQQRKSLEISVWVNRLDTLREKLDALSEEALVAAAEYENLQNDIDREEAKIAEGYTRMQESAMGVERLRGQILEIEQNSAAVKADIAVSENDIQHSRAQIAQAEESHAAEQLSRTELTERIQAQQQRIAQLEQDAKDFAAQIQEAQQAFAAQEQEAAAAGKAYDEAGSAVNALYLEQSQHRFTQQAAREQITQLKQTLEGGEDTAARQAEQSAAYETALEQLSRQLEQAQNRIREQENRLGGYQRLYDSKMQKLAQQRKDWEAATLRLREKQQRRRLLQDLENSMEGFGRSIKEILRAGKSGRISGIHGSVAQLVSVKPEYGVAIETALGAAMQNIIVENEDIAKRCIRYLKEQRAGRATFLPLTSVRGNLLHEPNLSSMEGFVALAAELAACDAKYEGIFRSLLGRIAIAEDIDCATVIAKRFGYKFRIVTLDGQVINAGGSFTGGSAAHSSGVITRKNELDTLGTEIEALTAEQEGQRAAGERLKAETDKLRFDLDSTRDALSQAQTEVIRLTADRTAKQALAESARQQAATQQERVEQAKQSLARQEQLLAEATRALEQVDQSIARQEQALSAQQDLRSGLQQAREALSAQLAKLKLGQMECVKDQESARRELENMQQSAEQSESRAAQLHAMLKEAEQLIVQKEQAIAHSRETLSRMQAETEACRQEITRLQGQHDSQQQYINQLREGMRAINEAKEKRAGEAMRIDERKITAQKDYDSLIMQLLETYELTRSEAEQLAEPLEDLQKAQQTLAQIKGRIKALGNVNVGAIEEYREVSERYTFLSAQVADVTGSKRELEKLIESLTEDMCRIFAESFVRINDNFKAIFKELFGGGHAELILTDPEHVLESGIEISVAPPGKVIKNLISLSGGEQSFVAICIYFAILKLRPAPFCILDEIDAALDEANVRKYAQYLHRFTEHTQFVLVTHRRSAMEEANVLYGVTMQADGVSRLLKLEQPDLDTTTQA; the protein is encoded by the coding sequence ATGTACTTGAAATCACTTGAGCTTCAGGGGTTTAAATCCTTCCCTGATAAAATCAAGCTGAGCTTTGACAAAGGATTGACTGCTGTAGTGGGACCGAACGGCAGCGGAAAAAGTAACATCGGCGACGCCGTGCGCTGGGTGCTGGGGGAGCAATCCACCAAGACCCTCCGGGGCAACAAGATGGAGGACGTTATTTTTTCCGGTACTGAGGCTCGAAAGCCTGTCGGTTTTGCGGCGGTGACCCTGACCATTGACAATGAACAGGGGGAGCTGGCGTCGGAGGATCGGGAAGTCAGCGTGACCCGGCGGCTGTTTCGCAGCGGGGAAAGCGAATACCAGATCAACGGCAAGAATGTACGGCTCAAGGACATCAACGAGCTGTTCATGGATACGGGTCTGGGCAGGGACGGTTACTCCATCATCGGACAGGGCCGCATTGCGGAGATCGTAGGCGCCAAGAGCAATGAGCGCCGGGATATCTTCGAGGAGGCTGCCGGTATTTCCAAATTTCGCTATAAAAAGCAGGAGGCGGAGCGGCGGCTTCATGCAGCCCAGGAAAATCTGGTGCGGCTGACGGATATTGTGTCGGAGCTGGAGGGCAGAGTGGAGCCTTTGCGGATCCAGTCCGGCAAGGCGGAAAAATTCCTGGAGCTTGCCCAGCAGCGCAAGAGCCTGGAGATCTCCGTATGGGTGAACCGGCTGGATACCCTCCGGGAGAAGCTGGACGCCTTGTCAGAGGAGGCCCTGGTGGCAGCGGCGGAATATGAAAATCTGCAAAACGATATTGACCGGGAGGAAGCCAAGATTGCAGAGGGCTACACCCGGATGCAGGAAAGCGCCATGGGGGTGGAACGGCTCCGGGGACAGATCCTGGAGATCGAACAGAACAGCGCCGCTGTAAAGGCGGATATTGCAGTCAGCGAAAATGATATTCAGCACAGCCGGGCGCAGATTGCCCAGGCGGAGGAAAGCCATGCGGCAGAGCAGCTTTCCCGAACAGAGCTGACAGAGCGCATCCAGGCACAGCAGCAGCGGATCGCACAGCTGGAGCAGGACGCAAAGGACTTTGCGGCACAGATCCAGGAGGCACAGCAGGCATTTGCAGCCCAGGAGCAGGAGGCAGCTGCCGCCGGCAAGGCATATGACGAAGCAGGCAGTGCGGTGAATGCCCTGTATCTGGAGCAGAGCCAGCATCGCTTTACCCAGCAGGCCGCCCGGGAGCAGATCACCCAGCTGAAGCAGACTCTGGAGGGGGGCGAGGATACCGCCGCCCGGCAGGCAGAGCAGTCCGCAGCCTATGAAACCGCCCTGGAGCAGCTTTCCAGGCAACTGGAGCAGGCGCAGAACCGGATCCGGGAACAGGAAAACCGGTTGGGGGGCTATCAGCGGCTGTACGACAGCAAGATGCAGAAGCTCGCCCAGCAGCGGAAGGATTGGGAGGCTGCTACCCTGCGGCTGCGGGAAAAGCAGCAGCGCAGACGGCTGTTGCAGGATCTGGAAAACAGCATGGAGGGCTTTGGACGGAGCATCAAGGAGATTCTTCGTGCCGGGAAAAGCGGCAGGATCAGCGGCATTCACGGCAGTGTGGCACAGCTGGTCAGCGTGAAGCCGGAATACGGGGTGGCCATCGAAACCGCACTGGGTGCTGCCATGCAGAATATCATTGTGGAAAACGAGGACATTGCCAAGCGTTGCATCCGCTATCTGAAGGAGCAGCGTGCCGGCAGAGCCACCTTCCTGCCCTTGACCTCCGTCCGGGGAAATCTGCTGCACGAGCCGAATCTATCCAGTATGGAGGGATTTGTGGCACTGGCGGCGGAATTGGCTGCCTGTGACGCAAAATACGAGGGAATATTCCGTTCCCTGCTGGGACGGATCGCCATTGCGGAAGACATTGACTGTGCCACGGTCATCGCCAAACGGTTTGGCTATAAGTTCCGGATCGTGACCCTGGACGGACAGGTCATCAATGCAGGAGGCTCCTTTACCGGTGGCTCCGCCGCCCATTCCAGCGGGGTGATCACCCGGAAAAATGAGCTGGATACCCTGGGGACGGAGATCGAAGCCCTGACCGCAGAGCAGGAGGGTCAGAGGGCTGCCGGGGAGCGGTTGAAGGCGGAAACCGATAAGCTGCGGTTCGATCTGGACAGCACCCGGGATGCGCTGTCCCAGGCACAGACGGAGGTTATCCGGCTGACGGCGGATCGTACTGCCAAGCAGGCACTGGCGGAATCCGCCCGACAGCAGGCTGCCACCCAGCAGGAACGGGTGGAGCAGGCAAAGCAGAGTCTTGCTCGACAGGAACAGCTGCTGGCGGAAGCCACCCGGGCATTGGAGCAGGTGGATCAGAGCATTGCCCGGCAGGAACAGGCACTTTCTGCCCAACAGGATCTGCGCAGCGGCTTGCAGCAGGCAAGGGAGGCACTTTCCGCACAGCTTGCCAAGCTGAAGCTGGGGCAGATGGAATGCGTGAAGGATCAGGAGTCCGCCCGCCGGGAGCTGGAGAATATGCAGCAGTCGGCGGAGCAGTCCGAGAGCCGGGCAGCTCAGTTGCATGCAATGCTGAAAGAAGCGGAGCAGTTGATTGTCCAGAAGGAGCAGGCGATTGCCCACAGCCGGGAAACCCTGTCCCGGATGCAGGCAGAAACGGAAGCATGCAGACAGGAGATCACCCGGCTCCAGGGGCAGCATGACAGCCAGCAGCAGTACATCAATCAGCTGCGGGAGGGAATGCGTGCCATCAACGAAGCCAAGGAAAAGCGTGCCGGAGAGGCGATGCGGATTGATGAGCGGAAGATCACAGCCCAGAAGGATTACGACAGTCTCATCATGCAGCTGCTGGAAACCTATGAGCTGACCCGTTCGGAGGCGGAGCAACTGGCGGAGCCTTTGGAGGATCTGCAAAAGGCGCAGCAGACCCTGGCACAGATCAAGGGAAGGATCAAGGCACTGGGCAATGTGAACGTGGGCGCCATTGAGGAGTACCGGGAGGTATCCGAACGGTACACCTTCCTGTCCGCACAGGTGGCGGATGTGACCGGCTCCAAGCGGGAACTGGAAAAGCTGATCGAATCCCTGACGGAGGACATGTGCCGGATCTTTGCGGAAAGCTTTGTGCGGATCAACGACAATTTCAAGGCTATTTTCAAGGAGCTGTTCGGAGGCGGCCATGCGGAGCTGATTCTGACAGACCCGGAGCATGTACTGGAATCCGGCATCGAGATCAGCGTGGCGCCTCCCGGCAAGGTCATCAAGAATCTGATTTCCCTGTCCGGCGGCGAGCAGTCCTTTGTGGCAATCTGTATTTATTTTGCGATTTTGAAGCTGCGTCCGGCGCCCTTCTGTATTCTGGATGAGATTGATGCAGCGCTGGATGAAGCAAATGTGCGCAAGTATGCGCAGTATCTGCACCGGTTCACGGAGCATACCCAGTTTGTTCTGGTCACGCACCGCCGCAGTGCCATGGAGGAAGCCAATGTGCTGTACGGCGTGACTATGCAGGCAGACGGCGTTTCCAGGCTCTTGAAGCTGGAACAGCCGGATCTGGACACCACGACACAGGCGTAA
- the plsX gene encoding phosphate acyltransferase PlsX yields MRRRLERNGVFDQMNIIVDAFGGDHAPQAVIQGAAMAVQQLGVEITLVGDEQIIRKTAEEQGTSLEQIRILHTDEVFEMHEEPTSILKAHKNCSMAVGLRALRDDQGDAFVSAGSTGALVVGATFLAKRSPGIKRAALAPLLPTAKGVSMLIDCGANADCRPEMLVQFALMGSAYMKNVMGVENPAVGLVNIGSEDTKGRELEIETYHRLQEAPVNFRGNLEAREIPGGEYDVIVTDGFTGNVILKLYEGMGSFFAHKLKDVFSGVSGKLSAALVLPRIKAFKKQMDYSEVGGAVLMGIAKPVIKAHGSSDARAFYNAIRQAKACVDEKMIVTLTASVAALQAMEEKKIERA; encoded by the coding sequence ATGCGGCGCAGACTGGAACGGAATGGGGTGTTTGACCAGATGAATATCATTGTAGACGCATTCGGCGGAGATCATGCTCCCCAGGCAGTGATCCAGGGCGCTGCCATGGCGGTGCAGCAGCTGGGGGTGGAGATCACTCTGGTGGGGGATGAGCAGATCATCCGGAAAACGGCTGAGGAGCAGGGCACATCTCTGGAACAGATCCGGATCCTGCACACCGACGAGGTATTCGAGATGCACGAGGAGCCTACCTCCATCCTGAAGGCCCACAAGAACTGCTCTATGGCGGTGGGACTGCGGGCATTGCGGGATGACCAGGGGGATGCTTTCGTATCCGCCGGCAGTACCGGTGCTCTGGTGGTAGGTGCTACCTTCCTTGCAAAGCGCAGCCCCGGCATCAAGCGTGCGGCACTGGCACCTTTGCTCCCCACTGCAAAGGGAGTCAGCATGCTCATCGACTGCGGTGCCAATGCGGACTGCCGACCGGAGATGCTGGTGCAGTTTGCTCTGATGGGCAGTGCCTATATGAAGAACGTCATGGGCGTGGAGAATCCGGCGGTGGGTCTTGTGAATATCGGTTCGGAGGATACCAAGGGCAGAGAGCTGGAGATCGAGACCTATCACCGGCTGCAGGAGGCACCGGTCAACTTCCGGGGCAACCTGGAGGCACGGGAGATCCCCGGAGGCGAGTATGATGTGATCGTTACCGACGGCTTTACGGGAAACGTGATCCTGAAGCTGTATGAGGGCATGGGTTCCTTTTTTGCACATAAGCTCAAGGACGTGTTCAGCGGAGTCAGTGGCAAGCTGTCCGCAGCATTGGTGCTGCCCCGGATCAAGGCGTTCAAAAAACAGATGGATTACAGCGAGGTGGGCGGCGCTGTGCTGATGGGGATCGCAAAGCCCGTGATCAAAGCCCATGGCAGTTCGGATGCCCGGGCGTTTTACAATGCCATCCGGCAGGCAAAGGCTTGTGTGGATGAGAAAATGATAGTGACACTTACCGCATCGGTTGCGGCGCTGCAGGCTATGGAGGAGAAGAAAATTGAAAGAGCATGA
- a CDS encoding elongator complex protein 3, with product MKHKNLAIFIPHLGCPHRCSFCDQHCISGSVHAPSPEEVTALCRDTLPSMGDPAHTQIAFFGGSFTALPRDYMLGLLEAVQPFLRDGLAGGIRLSTRPDYMDRETAALLASYGVTAVELGAQSLWDPVLEVNERGHTARDVYRAAACVRAQDMELGLQMMTGLYGSTPETDLATGRGCIAMKPDTMRIYPTVVLPGTRLARLYADGAYPMLPLSDMIDLCARLLEECAAAGIRVIRCGLHAQDGVSENRIAGYYHPAFRELCESRRLLRRMQAQIGTPEPGRIYAFRVHPAALSRSIGHKGCNRAWFAQQGAVLRLIQDPACGMEECIWEPGASVHRKETLACT from the coding sequence ATGAAGCATAAAAACCTGGCGATTTTCATTCCCCACCTGGGCTGCCCCCATCGGTGCAGCTTCTGCGACCAGCACTGCATCAGCGGCAGCGTCCATGCTCCTTCCCCGGAGGAGGTGACCGCCCTTTGCCGGGATACCTTGCCTTCCATGGGGGATCCGGCGCATACCCAAATCGCCTTTTTCGGCGGCAGCTTTACCGCTTTGCCCAGAGATTACATGCTGGGACTGCTGGAAGCGGTACAGCCCTTTTTACGGGATGGGCTTGCAGGGGGTATCCGGCTCTCCACTCGGCCGGATTACATGGACAGGGAAACGGCGGCGCTGCTGGCGTCCTACGGGGTGACAGCTGTGGAGCTTGGAGCACAGAGCCTGTGGGATCCGGTACTGGAAGTGAACGAACGGGGGCATACCGCCCGGGATGTGTACCGGGCTGCCGCATGCGTCCGGGCACAGGACATGGAACTGGGCTTACAGATGATGACCGGGCTGTATGGCAGTACCCCGGAAACGGATCTTGCCACCGGCAGAGGGTGCATTGCCATGAAACCGGACACCATGCGGATCTACCCCACAGTGGTGCTGCCCGGCACCAGACTTGCCCGGTTGTATGCGGATGGGGCATATCCCATGCTGCCCCTTTCGGACATGATCGACCTGTGCGCCAGGCTGCTGGAGGAATGCGCCGCCGCCGGGATCCGGGTGATCCGCTGTGGGCTCCATGCCCAGGACGGGGTATCGGAAAACCGGATCGCCGGGTATTACCACCCAGCCTTCCGGGAGCTTTGCGAAAGCCGCAGACTGCTGCGCCGGATGCAGGCACAGATCGGCACGCCGGAGCCGGGGCGCATTTATGCGTTTCGGGTGCATCCTGCGGCACTGAGCCGGAGCATCGGCCATAAGGGCTGTAACCGGGCGTGGTTTGCACAGCAGGGGGCAGTGCTGCGGCTGATACAGGATCCGGCATGCGGCATGGAGGAATGCATATGGGAACCGGGCGCATCTGTCCATAGAAAGGAAACACTTGCATGTACTTGA
- the rnc gene encoding ribonuclease III encodes MEEFEQIIGYTFHDKQLLQEALSHSSYANEKKKLRHSNERLEFLGDSVLSIVVSQYLFKHFTHLPEGELTKIRASLVCEKSLHVFAQKIRLGDAILLGKGEENTGGRTRPSILADAFEAVIAAIFLDGGLEAATPYVLGFIPEDIDSRRTAAFSDYKTVLQEIVQQNPEEKVEYMLVKQTGPDHNKAFVVNVCLNSNVIGSGTGRSKKEAEQMAAKEALALMGYEA; translated from the coding sequence TTGGAAGAATTTGAACAGATCATCGGCTACACCTTCCACGATAAGCAGCTGCTGCAGGAGGCGCTGTCCCATTCTTCCTACGCCAACGAAAAGAAGAAGCTGCGCCACAGCAATGAGCGGCTGGAGTTTCTGGGGGACAGTGTGCTGTCCATTGTGGTATCCCAGTACCTGTTCAAGCATTTTACCCATCTGCCGGAGGGGGAACTGACCAAGATCCGGGCAAGCCTGGTTTGTGAAAAATCCCTGCATGTGTTCGCACAGAAGATCCGGCTGGGGGATGCGATCCTGCTGGGCAAGGGGGAGGAAAACACCGGGGGCAGAACCCGTCCCTCCATTCTGGCGGATGCCTTTGAGGCGGTCATCGCCGCCATTTTCCTGGATGGCGGACTGGAGGCGGCAACTCCCTATGTGCTGGGCTTTATCCCGGAGGATATCGACAGCCGCCGGACAGCAGCCTTTTCAGATTACAAGACAGTGCTGCAGGAAATCGTCCAGCAGAATCCGGAGGAGAAGGTGGAGTATATGCTGGTCAAGCAGACCGGCCCGGATCACAACAAGGCATTCGTGGTGAATGTATGCCTGAACTCCAACGTGATCGGCTCCGGCACCGGCAGGAGCAAAAAGGAAGCCGAACAGATGGCGGCAAAGGAAGCGCTGGCTCTGATGGGCTATGAAGCATAA
- a CDS encoding XTP/dITP diphosphatase produces the protein MKQIILATNNQNKLREISQMLRPLGIEVLSQSQAGVQLDVEETGTTFAENAELKARAFYEKTGKPVLADDSGLAVDALNGAPGVYSHRYAGEHATDADRCAKLLQELSGVPEQQRTARFLCAMCYIDATGDAHSFLGKVEGIIGMVPEGENGFGYDPVFRYQGKSFAVLTAEEKNAVSHRADALRQVYGYLEQERGTVC, from the coding sequence ATGAAGCAGATCATACTGGCGACGAATAATCAGAACAAGCTGCGGGAGATCTCCCAGATGCTGCGTCCCCTGGGCATTGAGGTACTGTCCCAGTCCCAGGCAGGAGTACAGCTGGATGTGGAGGAGACCGGCACCACCTTTGCAGAGAATGCGGAGCTGAAGGCACGGGCATTTTATGAAAAGACCGGGAAGCCGGTGCTGGCGGATGACAGCGGTCTGGCGGTGGATGCACTGAACGGGGCGCCGGGGGTGTATTCCCATCGGTACGCCGGGGAGCATGCCACGGACGCAGACCGCTGTGCAAAGCTGTTGCAGGAGCTTTCCGGTGTGCCGGAGCAGCAGCGCACTGCCCGGTTTCTGTGCGCCATGTGCTATATTGACGCAACGGGCGATGCCCACAGCTTTCTTGGCAAGGTAGAGGGTATCATCGGCATGGTGCCGGAGGGGGAGAATGGCTTTGGCTATGACCCGGTATTCCGGTACCAGGGCAAGAGCTTTGCGGTACTGACGGCGGAGGAGAAGAATGCAGTCAGTCACCGGGCGGATGCCCTCCGGCAGGTGTATGGGTATTTGGAACAGGAAAGGGGTACAGTATGCTGA